From the Kitasatospora atroaurantiaca genome, the window TCTACTCCGATCGCGGACTGCTTCCCGAGGCCGCCCGCAGCGCCGGGGGCCATCGCCGGTACGGTCCCGAGGCGCTCGACCAGCTCCGCCTGATCCGCTCGCTGCGCACCCTCGACCTGCCGGTCTCGGAGGTGGGCCGCATCCTCGACCGGGAGGATGCGCTGGAGGACGCCATCGCGGGGCAGTTGAAGGAGCTCGGCTCACAACTGGCATCCCTGCGCTGGCGCGAAGCCGCCCTGCAGCTGATCCGGGACTGCACCGTCGAGGAACGCCCCGACCGCCTGCGCCTGATCGGCGCCGTCTCCGCCCCGCCCAGTACGGCCGCACTGGCGCGCTTCTGGCGTGGAGTGCTGCCGGCCCGGCTGCCGGCGAGGCTGGTGTCCGCGATCCTCGACGAGGCGGTTCCGCAACCCCCTGCAGACCCGACCCCCGCCCAGGTACTGACCTTCGCCCGGCTGCACGCCCTGGCCTCGGAGGCGCTCCGCCACACCGAGAACTGCCGGTCCACAGCCCGCAACCACGAGGGGGACCTCCGCCCGGCCGTGCTGTACGAGGGTCTCGGCGAGGCGTACGCGCTGGCCTCGGC encodes:
- a CDS encoding MerR family transcriptional regulator — translated: MFPADLWSIGELAEHAGVTVKTVRFYSDRGLLPEAARSAGGHRRYGPEALDQLRLIRSLRTLDLPVSEVGRILDREDALEDAIAGQLKELGSQLASLRWREAALQLIRDCTVEERPDRLRLIGAVSAPPSTAALARFWRGVLPARLPARLVSAILDEAVPQPPADPTPAQVLTFARLHALASEALRHTENCRSTARNHEGDLRPAVLYEGLGEAYALASANLRAQRPPHEDGALDCFVSAHARARGLRDTPDFRRQLSGVLAQTADPVMARYWQLTKELSASPSGPPEPNMGTAHYWLHTALDSQVARSAP